The DNA segment CAACATTCGCCTCCATTTTCGTAAGCAACGATGCGTGGAAGAAATACAAATACGTCTCTTTAATTGGTTGTTTCCAAATTCGTTGCAGTGCTTCTGCATACAACTTAAGCTGTGTTCGATAGCGATCCTGCAGCTTCTTCTCCGTCGCATCTGTTACTGGAGTGTCGACTCGATCTGTCTTGTAATCGAGGATGACCCATCCATCTTCTTCAGGAATAATCGTATCGATAACCCCTTGGATAAACACTTTCTCTTCCGTGTCATCCTTCCAATCTGCGTACACTTCATTGGCTGGAAGAACGAGTGTAAAGGGAACCTCACGATAAAGCGTATCTGCTGCAATCATTTTTCTACCGATTTCACTCACATAGAAGGCTTCAATCGCTTCTGTTTGAACGACTTCTGATTCTTCGTACGTGAGCAATTCGTTATGAACCATCTCGCTTACCTTCTCTTCAATTTCAAACGCTGCAAGAGCGCGGTCAAAAGGCAAGTGTTGCATGACGGTATGCATTGCCGTACCTATTTCTGCACCAGTCAATTCTTTGCTCTCTTGCATAAAGCGAGGACGGTCAACGATTGGGCGCTTGACGTTCTGAATCAAGGATTGGCCACTATTCTCATCCTGCAGCTCTCGTTGTCGTTTCAACTCCGTCACAGATTGCTTGGCACGATGAGATACCGCATCTTGATGTTCATATTGGAACGAAAGACGACGATCCACATCATCATTTAGTTCTTGTTCTTCAAGTGGCTCCCAATTACGTATGGCATATTCAAGCGCCTCGCTTTCCTCTTCTTCCACAACATCAGGATTTGTATACACACTTCCATGCACAAGGGATACTTTCCATTTCGATTCATCACGATAAATAGCGTCTGGAACAAGCTCAACGTTCACATCTCCCCGTAAGTCCATCGCTCCCTCATGACGAATAAGAGATGGGCCTACCCAGTCAAGATAGGTCTTCGCTTCAAGTCGATATTGAGCAGGCAATACCCAGTCTTTATGACTGACCCACTCCCGCCATTTCTCAAGGCGTTGCTCTAGCGATTTGACGTTCCCGACCATGACAAGCTTTTCCTTCGCACGAGTGAGCGCTACATACAATACACGCATCTCCTCAGCCAACAATTCCCGTTGCTTCTCACGCTTTAATGCATGATAGACAAGAGTTGGATACATAATCCTCTTCTCAGGATCAATAAACTTACTTCCAAAGCCTAAATCCTTATGCAACAAGTACTTCTGCCTTAAGTCACTCGTATTAAACTCTTTATCCATGGCCCCGACAAGAACAGCTGGAAACTCAAGACCTTTACTCTTGTGAATGGTCATGATCCGCACAACGTCCTCTTGTTCGCCGAGTGCCCGTGCAGCTCCTAAGTCCTCTCCCCGCTCTTCAATGCGTTCAATGAAGCGCAAGAAACGGAATAAACCGCGGAAGGTCGTTGCTTCATACGTTCTGGCACGGTCATACAAGGCACGAAGATTCGCTTGTCGCTGTCGGCCACCTGGTATCCCACCAACGAAATCATAATAGCCCGTCTCACGGTAAATTCCCCAAATGAGTTCAGATAATGAGCCTTGGCGCGCACGCTTTCGAAAGCTGTTGAGTCTCGTTAAGAAGTCGTCTACTTTCTGAATCAGTTCTTTGCTGTCCCCAACACGTCGATATTGCTTCAACGCCTCGTAATATGTCCCCTTCTTATCCGCCAAGCGAACGCTTGTGAGCTCATCCTCATTTAATCCTACAATTGGGGAGCGAAGGACTGAGGCGAGCGGAATATCTTGTCTTGGGTTATCAACGACTTTCAGCAGACTTATCATAATTTGAATCTCAATGGCTTCGAAATAACCGGTAGATAGCTCAGCATATACTGGAATCCCCTGTTGCTTCAACTCTTCAATAATGGTAGGCGCCCACGTCATAGAACGCATGAGAATCACGATGTCACGATATTGAATAGGGCGCATCGCTCCTGTTGCCTTATCTACGACTTGGAGGGCAGGTTGGTCACCATGTCCGAGCCACGTTTTAATCTTGTCTGCATAGGCACGCGCCTCGAGCTGCGCCTTCTCGAGGTCTTGGAAGTTCTCTCCTTCTGCATCTTGCTCTGCTTCTTCATTCGCTTCCCGGTCAATAATCAATAGCTCAGCATCTGCATCACTCGACACAAGCTCATCGTAGATCTTATTGCTATAAATCAGTTCTGCATCTTGTTCATAGTTCATCTCTCCGACTTCTTCATCGAGAATCTGGCGGAAGATATAGTTTGTACCATGAAGAACTTCTTTACGACTTCTAAAGTTCCGAGCGAGGTCGATGCGCTTCGCTGGATGCGTCTCTTCTTTAAATTCTTTGTACTTGTTCATAAAGAGGGTCGGTTCCGCATGACGGAAACGATAAATACTTTGCTTTACATCTCCAACCATGAACAGATTCGCTGCGTCCTCCCCATCCGTTAGTAAACGCAAGATCGTTTCTTGTACAAGATTCGTATCTTGATATTCATCCACTAATAATTCAGTGAACTGCTCCCGGTACAAATAAGCCACTTCTGACGGAATGAAGGCATCCTCTGTTGAGGAGTCACCCAACAAGATTTGAAGGCAATAATGCTCTAAGTCTGCGAAGTCGACAATCGCACGTTCTTTCTTCTTCTGTTGGAAACGTGTGCGGAATTCTTTAACGAGCACCATGAGCTGGTCGACAACCGGGCTCAAGCGGTTCATATCTTGCAAATGAGCATCCAAAGAACGAGTAAACCAGTCTTCCTTCAAGCTATTCCAACGTTTCTTATAGCGGTCTCGTAGCTTCTTCACCCGTTCTTTCTTGTCCTCTGAACACTCAACCTTCTTCCCAGATAGCTTCTGGAAACTACCGGATTGTTGCATATAATTCTGGAGCTCGCTCCAAGACTGATCGAGCAGCCCTAATGCCTCTGCCATCTTAAGGCGGTCGTCATCGATTGCCTCGGCATAGTGATAAGGTCCATCACTTTCTCTGGTGAGCTGAAGCGCTTGCTCTGTTTCTTGCATCATTGCCTCCAGCTGACCCCGGACATCACGCTTAAGGATGGGAAGCCAGGACAGTCCCTCTTCTCCTTGATCAGGTGATACTTCATACATACGCTTGACGCCTTCCATCCACGTATCTGGATTTGGATTCTGCATCGCGAAATCATACACATCAAGCATCAGTTGCTCCACTTCCACATCACTACGGTCACTCGAGAAGCGGTCAACTACTTCAAAGAAACGATCTCGCTCCTCCCCTTCTTTCCCATACCACTCTTCAAACAAATCTTCGACTATTTCTTGGCGTAGAAGGTCCGCTTCAATCGTATCCGCAATCCGAAAGCCAGGATCTAAATCAAGCATATAGGCATAGCTTCTCACTACATCAAGACAGAAGGAGTGAAGCGTTGAAATCGATGCGCGCTGCAACAGCGACAATTGTTTCCTAAGGTGAGTGGAATCTGGATATTGAACGAGTGCTTCCTCTAACGCTTCTGCCACACGGTTACGCATCTCCTGGGCAGCTGCATTCGTAAACGTTACAACGAGTAACGTATCAATATCTGTTGGGTTGTCTTGATTTAATAACTTCTGAATGATTCGTTCAACAAGAACGGCTGTCTTCCCTGAGCCTGCGGCAGCAGCAACGAGCATATCCGTCCCGCTCGTGTAAATGGCTTCTTCTTGTTCAGGTGTCCATTGTGGCATTATTCTTCCTCCTTCCGCACAATCGTTTCAATGATTTCATCATCCTTCATCGGCTTCAGCGTGCGGTAGTTGTTTTCTTCTAACGTCGGGTCAAATTGGCAGACCGATTTGAATGGACAGTGTGTGCAAGCCACTTGTTGGTCTTTCTGATAAGGATTTAAGTTTACTTCACCTTCTGTAATGGAACGACCCGCCTGACCCATTAAGTCACGAACGTATCCTTGCAGTTCTTGAAACGCGACTTGCTCTGCGGTATGAGAACCTTTACGGAATCCACCGGCCTTCTTGAGTCCTGCCGGGACAATTTGACTCACGCCGCTCTCAAGGTTCGTATCCATCATCTTCACAATATCCTCATCTTCAACGAGCAAGCCTTGCATCTTAAACTTCTTGAAGATTTCCTCTTCAATATCGGCATCCTTCAACAAGGCATTCTCAGAAAGTATTGGATTGTGGACGTGGAAGTAAAGCACACCTGCAGGAGAAGCTTCTGCACCAAGCCACGTTTCCGCTTTCGATAAGACTACATCTAAATAGGCAAGCATTTGAAGCGCAAGACCATAATAGACTTCCACAAGGTCAAGTCCCTTCGCGCTCGATTTATAGTCAATGATTCGAAGCAACAACCCCTCATCACCAAGGGCACGGTCAACACGGTCAATCCGACCCCGAAGCTGCAATTCATACCCGTTCCCTAAGTCTAAGTTTAGTGGCGGAATCTTCTCATCTGGTCCGAATCCTAACTCCAATCCTACAGGAGCAAACTGGCTTCGTTTCGCTTGTTCACTCAGCATATGTGCTGCACGAGCGACAACGCTCTGAAGCTTCTGTTGAATGTATTGATATCGATTCGAGCTGTGTAGAATTTGGTGTTGCAGAATAGGTGAAAGTTCATGTACCGCTCGTTCTGCATACTGGTCAGTATCATGCTTCGTGATGGCGTTCCAATCCTTCCCTTCCACTTGGATCCATTCGGTAATTTGCTTTAATGCCTCATGGAACAACACCCCAATATCCGGAGCATCAAGCTTATAGACCGACCGCTCTTGTAACCCTAGACCGTAACGGGCGAAATGTTGGTATGAGCAACGGTAATAGGTTTCAAGACGCGACACACTCGCTCGTACATGTTGCTGATTGTGGAGCTGCTTCGCTGTGTCTTTGCGTAAATTCTCAGGCGTATTCTCATAGAATAGGCTCAGCAAGACACGTTTCGTGTCTTCTACATTCTCATCCTTCTTCATATACCAATGAAGTACGTCCCACCAAATATCGTCCATCGGATAGCCACGTAAATACCGAGACAGCTGAGCAGATAACGTGGAACGCGTCTTCTCAGGCGTGGTAATAAACCGCTCTGTTTCCTCGTGTTCATCAGAATCCTGCAGCAGCAACTTCTCTTCGATAGATGGGAACATTTCAAGCACACGCTTCACCATTGGCGCCGGTGTCTTCGACTTTCCTTCCTCATTACTAAGGGGGTAGCTGACCCATAAATAGTCAGCTGCCGCAGTAAAGGCGAGATAGACGTAGAAATGATCATCGAGTAGTTGTCGCTTACTGCTATCAGCAAGAGCGAGCCCGCTTTCTGATAATAACTCCCGCTCACGTTCTGAAATAACTCCTTCTGATTGAGGCTTCATCGGCCACATACCTTCATTTACACCGAGCAGGAACGCACATTTAATCCCCGTAATTCTTGAACGGTCGACATTCCCAACAATAATATGATCCATGCTAGGGGGAACATGGGCGAAGTTTAACGAATCAAATCCTGATTCCATTGTCGTTCGATAAACGTTCATAGATAATGCCTCTTCGCCAACCATTTCAACCATTTCATCCATGAGACCAATCACTGAATCCCACACTTGCTCTTGCTCTCTGGAACGTTCGATTTCACCTTGCTCATCGAACTCATCTCTCCATTGATCAAGCTTTCTTGGAACACCGAGCTGTTCAAGCCAAGTAAATAGGACGACCGTACGCTCACGTACTGTACGTGCTTCTCGGAATTTCGTATCCAATGGTTCAAGCGCATCCACTACCTGCTGGCGTAGGCGATTCATCCGTTCTTCCTTTCGTTTCTCCTCATCTGTCTGAGAAGCCTGATCAAATCCACGGAACCGCTTAAAATGCCAACGCTGGTCTGATAACCATCTCGATTTCGTACGGATACCGTATTCAAGCACATAGTTCTCAAGCTCATCAATCGCTTCTTGTGTGAGTGGGTGTTCATCATCCGTAGCTGGAATGAAGTCGGTCTTTAATAATCGGAATAACGCATCGTAGCGCCAGTTTCCTTCAATGACTTCTAAAGCTGACCGCAGCAATTCAATTAATGGGTGGTTGAGCATAGTCCGTTTCTCATCGACGAACACAGGAATTCGATAATCCCGGAATACCGTCTGAATCAAGTCGTGATACACCTCAGGCTCGCGAATTAAGATGGCCATATCCTGATACCGATAGCCATGGTCCCGAACGAGCCCGACAATCTCCTGTGCAACCCCTTCAACTTCCGCACGCGGATTTACAGCTTGCGCCACCGTTAAAGGAACCTCTCCTTGATAAGGAGGGGCTGGCCGTGCATTAAAATAATGCTCCAAATGCTGAAGGCCCGATAAGTAGTGGAAGCGTCCAAATTCTCCGTCCAAATACTTAATCTCTGAAACGCCAATCCCTACTTCCTGACCCGTCTGCTCAATCACCTGATACGTGTGGCCAGTTTGATAGAACAAGTCTAGTTCATCAATGTCACCATAACGAGGTCGGTCGAGCGTCAACGTAACCGACGTTCGTGTCGCCTTCTTCATTAGCGCTTGGATGACCATCAGTTCTTGTGGAGTAAAACGGTGGAAGCCGTCTAAATAAATTTCTGCGCCATCAAGGAAGCTCGCCTTCTCAAGCTGGTCGATTAACAATTGAAGCATGTCTTCATTGTCTATGTATTGTCCGCTCATCGCCTCTGTCATGTGCTCGTAGATATACAGCATGTCTTCAAGCTTATGTTGGAGCGTCTGTTCTCCTGGATGCTTATGCTGGAAGCGGTCCATATTCGTCAGTTGTTCCTGTAGTAGAGTAGGCGTGACACGGTAGCGCTTAAATTCCGTCATCATCGTCTCCAACTGCTCCATAAATCCTTGCTTCTCAATCGCCTTTTGGAACACATTCCAATCTGACTTTCGCTCTTCCGCAATTTTACGAAGCATCATCTGAACTCCTGTAGAGCTAAGCATCTTCTTCGTACCGCCACCAACCTCCTGAAAGACACGCCAGGCGAGTCGGGAGAAGCTAAGAACTTGGGCTCTGATACTCCCTTCCACTTCCCCGTCTTTAAGAAGGGCATACTCCTGCTGGAATGTCATTTGGTCAGGAACAATGTATAGAATAGGTGGACCATCCGGGCGCGCTTTCAACTCTTCACGAATCTCATGTAGAACATGAGTACTCTTCCCAGACCCCGCACGGCCTAATAAAAATCGAATTGACATGTCTCCCCCTACCTTTCACCAAATCTTGAATTTCGGCATACGATATGACACGTGCCCATAAGGAGGAGTCGTTATGAATCGCTCACACCTTGCCGCCTGTGCCTTAATCGTGACCGGTATTTTCATTGCTAGTAATTTATATTTAATGATTCCTCACGTTGATTATTTATCAGAAACCTACAATGTGACGAAGACGACAGCTTCACTTGCCAGTTCTTTGTTCATCTTCCCTTATGCCATCGGTCTCTTTTGTTTCGGTCTGCTTGCTGACCGTTTGCCTCACCGACTGATCCTGTTAACAGGAATTCTTGGCCTTGTCTGCCTGACCTTCGTAATCGGAACTGTAGATAACTTTGGACTATTTCTCCTACTTCGCGTTCTACAAGGGTTACTAGCAGCCTGCTTTGCCCCTACCAGCTTTGCGTACACGTTCCTCCATTATGATGGGAAAGAGCAAGCCTTTGTGATTGCCATTATTAACACTGGATTTCTCTTCGCAGGGATCTTTGGTCAGATGTACGCGGATGCTGTATTTACGTGGTTTAATTTCAGTGCCATCTTTTACGGGTGTAGCCTTTGCTATCTTCTATGCTGGATTGGTCTTGCTTCATCCTTGGCTAAACCACGTGACGCGTCTGTTACAAAGCCAGTTCCAATCCGTTCTATTGTATCATTTTTTCGCTTTTCACCCTTACAGAAGCTGTACGTTACAGCCTTCTTTTTGCTCTTAACTGTCATTGCCTTTTACGGAAGTCTCGAGCTCTATCTTTCCACGCATCCATCCTTCCTTCCCTATTCCTTGCAAACGTTCCGTCTCATTGGATTGCTTGGGATTATTCCTTCATTCTTTGCCGGTCCACTCGTAGAGAAATGGGGGGCACGACCGTTACTTGTGAGCATGCTCCTGCTCATGTCAGTTGGCTTCCTCTTGCCGTCGATTGCCTTTCATCCATGGACATTGCTCCTTGCCTCTATTGCAATGATTGCTTCCACGTCACTCACGATTCCAATGGTCATTATGTTAATTGGCTTCTACGGAAACCGTGCTAGAGCGACCGCCATTTCTATGTACTCCTTTATCTTACTCACCGGAGCGAGTGCAGGAAGTATCTTAGCTACCTTCATTCCTGTTCAAGGAGTGATTGGTGCAGCACTCATTGGATTTGTATTTCTCGCCATTACCATCCAAGGGCTGAAGATTCATCAATCTCCGCTAACTATCCAATCATAATGCGCGTTAACAGCACCACTCCTGTTGTAGAAGTCACTTAAACTAGTCAGGTGGCGAGAGGAGATACTTGCCTCTTGCCTCTAGTTTCATGAACTCTTCCTTATGAATATCATAAAAAAACGAGTACAAAATCATTTCGATTTCATACTCGATTCCTTATAGACGATACGTGGTCTTTATAAGAATGATAGCGAGACCTGGGAGATTGGCCAGTAACGAACATCCACCTTGCCGACGATGCTATCAATTGGCACAAATCCAAAGTAACGACTGTCTAAGCTTTCGGCCCGGTTATCGCCAAGAACGAACATAGAGCCATCCGGTACCGTCTTTTCTCCAGTCACTTCCGTCAACGTGAAGTCTTGCGTAAGGGCTTCTCCATTCTCTGGACGAAATGGGTCGAGATAATCCTCATTCACCGCTTGTCCATTTAAGTAGAGCGTATCTTCTCGATATTCAATCGTATCACCAGGTAACCCAATGACACGCTTCACATAATCCTCTTGCTCATTGTAATGAAAGACGACAACGTCCAAATGATTCACATCGTTCCAATCGTAGATAACCTTATTGACCATGAGTAAATTTCCATCGTAGAGCGTCGGCTCCATCGACTTCCCATCCACTACGTAACTGGCAAACAAATAGGAACGGAACAAGAGCGCAAAGACTAACGCAAATAAAACCGTCCGCATAAATCTCATCGATTTTTTCCAGGTCATGGTTTTCTCCTCCGTATGAAGTTCTACCACCATTTTACCCAGATTCGAGAGACCTTAATCCCTTACGTGCTCTCGCTCCTCTGTCCGAACCTTTAATCGTTGTTCAATGTATTTCCCAACAACCCAGAAGAGTAGAATGCAAATCCCTACAATAAGTGTACGTACAGGATGAGCCGTAAACTCCGTAATGCTATGTCCCACAAACGCAATCGTGAAGATCATCACGGCTTTCCCCATAACCACCGCAAGCATAAACTGTTGCACACTCACCTTAGATAAACCTGCTACAACGTTAATGATAGCCGACGGAGAGAACGGGAAGCACATTAATAGGAACAGTGGGCCGAATCCATGACGTTCAAGCCAGGCTGTCACCTTTCGAACCCGCTTATGCTCACGAATAAATTTCATAAATCGCCAATCGCCAACTCGCCGTATGAACAGGAATACAACAAATGCCCCCGCAGCCGCCCCAATCCACGAATAGAGAAAGCCAAAGAACAACCCATAGGCAAGGGAGTTCCCAAGCACAAACGCAAATAGCGGCAGAAACGGAAGAAACGCTTCCAGAAACGGCAACAAGATACCAGGGATGGGACCTAACTGCGCATATTGATCGAGCAAATCAAGAAAAAAATCATCCAATGTATCATTCTCAAACATTCTCTTCAAATCCTGAAACGTAAGATCTGTCAAGTTCATCGGCTCGTTCTCCTAACTAACAAACGGAATCTTCTCTCATTGTAATAGAAAGTATTCCCTTTGCCTATCCCATCCCA comes from the Pontibacillus halophilus JSM 076056 = DSM 19796 genome and includes:
- a CDS encoding TVP38/TMEM64 family protein yields the protein MNLTDLTFQDLKRMFENDTLDDFFLDLLDQYAQLGPIPGILLPFLEAFLPFLPLFAFVLGNSLAYGLFFGFLYSWIGAAAGAFVVFLFIRRVGDWRFMKFIREHKRVRKVTAWLERHGFGPLFLLMCFPFSPSAIINVVAGLSKVSVQQFMLAVVMGKAVMIFTIAFVGHSITEFTAHPVRTLIVGICILLFWVVGKYIEQRLKVRTEEREHVRD
- a CDS encoding MFS transporter — its product is MNRSHLAACALIVTGIFIASNLYLMIPHVDYLSETYNVTKTTASLASSLFIFPYAIGLFCFGLLADRLPHRLILLTGILGLVCLTFVIGTVDNFGLFLLLRVLQGLLAACFAPTSFAYTFLHYDGKEQAFVIAIINTGFLFAGIFGQMYADAVFTWFNFSAIFYGCSLCYLLCWIGLASSLAKPRDASVTKPVPIRSIVSFFRFSPLQKLYVTAFFLLLTVIAFYGSLELYLSTHPSFLPYSLQTFRLIGLLGIIPSFFAGPLVEKWGARPLLVSMLLLMSVGFLLPSIAFHPWTLLLASIAMIASTSLTIPMVIMLIGFYGNRARATAISMYSFILLTGASAGSILATFIPVQGVIGAALIGFVFLAITIQGLKIHQSPLTIQS
- the addB gene encoding helicase-exonuclease AddAB subunit AddB, whose product is MSIRFLLGRAGSGKSTHVLHEIREELKARPDGPPILYIVPDQMTFQQEYALLKDGEVEGSIRAQVLSFSRLAWRVFQEVGGGTKKMLSSTGVQMMLRKIAEERKSDWNVFQKAIEKQGFMEQLETMMTEFKRYRVTPTLLQEQLTNMDRFQHKHPGEQTLQHKLEDMLYIYEHMTEAMSGQYIDNEDMLQLLIDQLEKASFLDGAEIYLDGFHRFTPQELMVIQALMKKATRTSVTLTLDRPRYGDIDELDLFYQTGHTYQVIEQTGQEVGIGVSEIKYLDGEFGRFHYLSGLQHLEHYFNARPAPPYQGEVPLTVAQAVNPRAEVEGVAQEIVGLVRDHGYRYQDMAILIREPEVYHDLIQTVFRDYRIPVFVDEKRTMLNHPLIELLRSALEVIEGNWRYDALFRLLKTDFIPATDDEHPLTQEAIDELENYVLEYGIRTKSRWLSDQRWHFKRFRGFDQASQTDEEKRKEERMNRLRQQVVDALEPLDTKFREARTVRERTVVLFTWLEQLGVPRKLDQWRDEFDEQGEIERSREQEQVWDSVIGLMDEMVEMVGEEALSMNVYRTTMESGFDSLNFAHVPPSMDHIIVGNVDRSRITGIKCAFLLGVNEGMWPMKPQSEGVISERERELLSESGLALADSSKRQLLDDHFYVYLAFTAAADYLWVSYPLSNEEGKSKTPAPMVKRVLEMFPSIEEKLLLQDSDEHEETERFITTPEKTRSTLSAQLSRYLRGYPMDDIWWDVLHWYMKKDENVEDTKRVLLSLFYENTPENLRKDTAKQLHNQQHVRASVSRLETYYRCSYQHFARYGLGLQERSVYKLDAPDIGVLFHEALKQITEWIQVEGKDWNAITKHDTDQYAERAVHELSPILQHQILHSSNRYQYIQQKLQSVVARAAHMLSEQAKRSQFAPVGLELGFGPDEKIPPLNLDLGNGYELQLRGRIDRVDRALGDEGLLLRIIDYKSSAKGLDLVEVYYGLALQMLAYLDVVLSKAETWLGAEASPAGVLYFHVHNPILSENALLKDADIEEEIFKKFKMQGLLVEDEDIVKMMDTNLESGVSQIVPAGLKKAGGFRKGSHTAEQVAFQELQGYVRDLMGQAGRSITEGEVNLNPYQKDQQVACTHCPFKSVCQFDPTLEENNYRTLKPMKDDEIIETIVRKEEE
- the addA gene encoding helicase-exonuclease AddAB subunit AddA; the encoded protein is MPQWTPEQEEAIYTSGTDMLVAAAAGSGKTAVLVERIIQKLLNQDNPTDIDTLLVVTFTNAAAQEMRNRVAEALEEALVQYPDSTHLRKQLSLLQRASISTLHSFCLDVVRSYAYMLDLDPGFRIADTIEADLLRQEIVEDLFEEWYGKEGEERDRFFEVVDRFSSDRSDVEVEQLMLDVYDFAMQNPNPDTWMEGVKRMYEVSPDQGEEGLSWLPILKRDVRGQLEAMMQETEQALQLTRESDGPYHYAEAIDDDRLKMAEALGLLDQSWSELQNYMQQSGSFQKLSGKKVECSEDKKERVKKLRDRYKKRWNSLKEDWFTRSLDAHLQDMNRLSPVVDQLMVLVKEFRTRFQQKKKERAIVDFADLEHYCLQILLGDSSTEDAFIPSEVAYLYREQFTELLVDEYQDTNLVQETILRLLTDGEDAANLFMVGDVKQSIYRFRHAEPTLFMNKYKEFKEETHPAKRIDLARNFRSRKEVLHGTNYIFRQILDEEVGEMNYEQDAELIYSNKIYDELVSSDADAELLIIDREANEEAEQDAEGENFQDLEKAQLEARAYADKIKTWLGHGDQPALQVVDKATGAMRPIQYRDIVILMRSMTWAPTIIEELKQQGIPVYAELSTGYFEAIEIQIMISLLKVVDNPRQDIPLASVLRSPIVGLNEDELTSVRLADKKGTYYEALKQYRRVGDSKELIQKVDDFLTRLNSFRKRARQGSLSELIWGIYRETGYYDFVGGIPGGRQRQANLRALYDRARTYEATTFRGLFRFLRFIERIEERGEDLGAARALGEQEDVVRIMTIHKSKGLEFPAVLVGAMDKEFNTSDLRQKYLLHKDLGFGSKFIDPEKRIMYPTLVYHALKREKQRELLAEEMRVLYVALTRAKEKLVMVGNVKSLEQRLEKWREWVSHKDWVLPAQYRLEAKTYLDWVGPSLIRHEGAMDLRGDVNVELVPDAIYRDESKWKVSLVHGSVYTNPDVVEEEESEALEYAIRNWEPLEEQELNDDVDRRLSFQYEHQDAVSHRAKQSVTELKRQRELQDENSGQSLIQNVKRPIVDRPRFMQESKELTGAEIGTAMHTVMQHLPFDRALAAFEIEEKVSEMVHNELLTYEESEVVQTEAIEAFYVSEIGRKMIAADTLYREVPFTLVLPANEVYADWKDDTEEKVFIQGVIDTIIPEEDGWVILDYKTDRVDTPVTDATEKKLQDRYRTQLKLYAEALQRIWKQPIKETYLYFFHASLLTKMEANVEDEG
- the lepB gene encoding signal peptidase I, whose amino-acid sequence is MTWKKSMRFMRTVLFALVFALLFRSYLFASYVVDGKSMEPTLYDGNLLMVNKVIYDWNDVNHLDVVVFHYNEQEDYVKRVIGLPGDTIEYREDTLYLNGQAVNEDYLDPFRPENGEALTQDFTLTEVTGEKTVPDGSMFVLGDNRAESLDSRYFGFVPIDSIVGKVDVRYWPISQVSLSFL